CGATTTCAGATTCGGGACACCAGAAAAAACGACGGTTTGGCGGCCTGCTTGTCCCTGGAATTGACCCACGGATTTCAGGGGCAGGACACCAGGGCTGGTAGCGGGCCCGCCTGACCGTGCGCCCCGAGCCGGGTTTGCCAGCACCCGCCCCGGCGCATACGCTGTTCCCGTTGTCTTCACGCGGGGCCGGAAACGCCGATGCAGGTCGAACTGCGCCACTGGCGCGCCTTTGTCGCCGCGGCGGATGCGGGTCATTTCGGCCATGCCGCCGAACGCCTCGGCATCAGCCAGCCGGCCCTCAGCCAGCTCATCCGCGCGATCGAGACCGCGCTCGGCCTGTCGCTCTTCGATCGCGCCGGCCGCAACATCCGGCCCAGCGCCGCCGCGCTCGGCCTGCTGCCCGAGGCGCGGGCGATCGTCACCCAGGCCGACCGCGCCGAACGCGCCGCCGCCAGCGCCGCGCCATCGCCGCCGGCTATGTCGGTTCCGCCGCCTTCCACCCTCTCTTCGCCGCCCTGATCCGCGCGATCGACACCACCAGACCGGAAATCGCGCTCCGCATCGACCAGGTCTCCGGCACGATCCAGGTCCAGCACCTCGCCGCAACCCGCCTCGATCTCGGGATTGTCCGCTCGCCGCTGCCGACCCTCGACCCCGCCCTCGCGACCCTCACCCTCGCGCGCGAACGCATGATGATCGCTGTCGCCGAAACCAGCACCCGCCGCGATGCCGGGCCGCTGCCGCTCGCCGCCTTCGCCGAACACCCCTTCATCCAGTACATCGAACAACCGAGCGGCGGCCTCCGCCGCCTCACCGCCGAAGCCTGCGCCGCCGCCGGCTTTGCGCCGCGCACCGTGCAGACCGTGCCGCAAATCGCCACGATGCTCTGCCTTGTCGGCACCGGCATCGGCGTCGCCATGGTGCCGGAAACGATGGCGCGCTTCGTGGTGCCGGGCGTTGCCTACCGGCCGCTGCGCGAACGCATCGTCACCGACCTCATCCTCATCTACCGCCGCAGCGATACCGCGCCCGCCCTGCGCGCCACGCTTCGCCTCGCCCGCCGGCTTGTCGATAAGAGCTCCTTATCGATTTGACCGGAATCGCTGATTGGCCGCGCCGGGCGGTGCGGTATCACGAAGGCATGGAGGAACGTCTCGGCATCGCGGTGAAGCGGGCTATGCTCGCACCGGAGCGGTTCGCGCCCGGCGCGAGCGGTTTCAGCGTACCGGCGGTGTTCCGCGGCGCGGAGGGGGCGGCCGCGCGGCAGGCGCTGATCGTGCTGCACGGCGCGCGGCGGGACTGCATCGAATATGCCGATATCGCGACAGATGCGTTTGGCGACCGGCTCGGCACGCTGGCGCTGGCGGTGCCGCAATTCCCGATCGCAGCGGATCTGGCGGGGGTGGAGGGTGCGGCGCGGCTCGCGCGCTGGCCCGACCGGATCTGGATCGAGGGCGGGGCGGCGGTGGCGCCGGCCGGGCTCGACGCGTTTTCGGTCCTCGATGCGCTGATCGGGCATTTTTCCGATCGCACGGCGTATCCGCTGGTGAGCGAGATCGTGATCGCGGGGCATTCGGCCGGCGGCCAGCTCGCGCACCGGCATGCGGTGCTCTCGCCGCTCGGCGACGCGGTGCGCTACGTCGTCGCCAACCCGGCCTCGTATGTCTGGTTCGGGCCGGCGGCGGGGCCGTGGAAGTACGGGCTCGCGGGGCGGCCTGCCTATGGCGGGGCGCTCGACGATGCGGCGATCGAGGCGCGCTATGCCCGGCGCGACGTGGTCTATCTGCTCGGGCGGCGCGACTGCGACCCGGAACACCGGATGCTCGACCGCACGCCGCCGGCGCTGGCGCAGGGGCCGCACCGGCTGGCGCGCGGGCGCAACTATATCGCTCATCTCGCGGCGCGGCAGGGTGCGGCCCTGCGGCACCGGCTTATCGAGATCGAGGGCGTGGGGCACGACCCTGGCGCCCTGTTCGCCGCGGCGGCGGCGCGCGACGCCGTGCTCGGCGCGGCGCGGAACAATCAGGAGGAGGAAACCAGATGACCACACGCAGAAACGCACTGGGTCTCGCGGCCATGGCGGCCGGGCTCGCGGCGGGGATGGCAGTGCCGGCCCTCGCCGCCGCGCCGCCGCCGACGATCACGAGGGGGGTGCTCACCGTCGCCTACCGGACCGACGACAAGCCGGTCTCCTTCATCGCCGACGGCAAGCCGACCGGCTTTCTGGTGGAGTTCGAGGAGGCGATCGCGGCGAAGCTCGGGCTGAAGGTGAGGTTCGTCGCGACGAGTTTCGCCAGCATGCTGCCGGGCGTGCGGAACCACATCTACGACACGGCGGCTTTCGCGACGCTGGTGACGCCGGCGCGGCAGAAGGCGGTCGCCTTCACCACGCCGATCGGCTACGGCCAGGCGCGGCTGGTGAGCCGGAGCGGGGCGGCGATCGGGAAAGTGGACGGCGCGTCCGGCAAGACGGTGGCGATCACCCAGGGCAGCGCGCTGATCCCGCTGCTGCGCCACATCGCGCCGGGGGTGAAGGTGCGGGAGTTCCCGAACATCGCCGCCAGCCTGAATGCGCTGATCGCGGGCCAGGTGAACGGACTCTTCACCGGGCTCGCGACGGCGAACGCGCTGGTGAAGAAGCATCCCGGTCTCGTCGCGTCGCAGACCGTGACCACGGGCGTTGCCGAATATCCCGTGGCGAAGGGCAATCCGAAGCTGCTCAAGGCGATGGACAGGGCGATCGGCGAACTGATGAAGGACGGCACCTACACGAAGCTGTTCGTGAAGTGGAATCCGCCGGCGGTGCGCATTCCGGATCAGCTCTACAAGGATTATCCGGGCATGCCGCACCAGCCGCCGGCGAAGGCCTGAGCGCGGGGCGCGCCGATGTTCCGGGGGCTGGCGCGGATTCAGCAGACGTTCTTCGACGCGCACATGATCGCGCATGTGATGCCGACGCTGCTGCGCGTCGGCCTGCCGAACACGATCCTGCTCGCCGTGCTGGCCTCGCTGATCGGGATGGTGGTGGGGCTCGCGATCGCGACCGGACTGCTCGCGCGGCCGGCCGTGGTGCGGCTCGCCTGCCGCGTCTATGTCGATATCCTGCGGGGGCTGCCGCACATCCTGACGATCTACCTGATCGGCCAGGGGCTGCCGATCGCGGGGCTCAGCCTGTTCGGCAACGATACCTATGCCTACGCCGCGCTTTCGATCGGGCTGATCGAGGGGGCCTACATGGCGGAGATCTTCCGTGCCGGGCTGCAGAGCGTCGAGCGCGGGCAGATCGAGGCGGCGCGCACGCTGGGCATGACCAGGTGGCAGACGATGCGCGACATCATCCTGCCGCAGGGCATCCGCCGGGTGCTGCCGCCGCTGACCGGGCAGTTCATCCTGGTGATCAAGGGCACGGCGCTGGTGTTCCTGCTGGGGCTGACCTCGTCGCAGCGGGAGATCTTCTCGATCGCGCAGGATTCGGCGATCAACAACGCCAATCTCTCGCCGCTCACCGCGGCCGGGATCCTGTATCTCGCGCTGACGGTGCCGATGACCTACGCGGTGAATGCGTGGGAGCGGCGGCTGCGCGGCGAGCGGCAGGGAGGGCGCGCCGATGTCTGACGCGGCGAACGGCGTGGCCGTGCGGTTCGAGCAGGTGACCAAGCGTTATGGCGCGACCGAGGTGTTGAGCGAGATCTCGCTCGATGTCCGCCGCGGGAGCACAACCTGCATCATCGGGCCGTCGGGGTCGGGCAAGTCGACGCTGCTGCGCTGCACGAACCTGCTGGCGCGGCCGGACGAGGGGCGCGTGCTGATCGACGGCGTGGACATCACCGGGCCGGGCACGGATGTCGACGCGATGCGGGCACGGGTCGGCATGGTGTTCCAGCATTTCCACCTGTTCAGCCATCTCGACGTGATGGACAACGTGACGCTGGCGCTGCGCCGGGTGCG
This genomic interval from Acidiphilium multivorum AIU301 contains the following:
- a CDS encoding ABC transporter substrate-binding protein; the encoded protein is MTTRRNALGLAAMAAGLAAGMAVPALAAAPPPTITRGVLTVAYRTDDKPVSFIADGKPTGFLVEFEEAIAAKLGLKVRFVATSFASMLPGVRNHIYDTAAFATLVTPARQKAVAFTTPIGYGQARLVSRSGAAIGKVDGASGKTVAITQGSALIPLLRHIAPGVKVREFPNIAASLNALIAGQVNGLFTGLATANALVKKHPGLVASQTVTTGVAEYPVAKGNPKLLKAMDRAIGELMKDGTYTKLFVKWNPPAVRIPDQLYKDYPGMPHQPPAKA
- a CDS encoding LysR family substrate-binding domain-containing protein, yielding MDTTRPEIALRIDQVSGTIQVQHLAATRLDLGIVRSPLPTLDPALATLTLARERMMIAVAETSTRRDAGPLPLAAFAEHPFIQYIEQPSGGLRRLTAEACAAAGFAPRTVQTVPQIATMLCLVGTGIGVAMVPETMARFVVPGVAYRPLRERIVTDLILIYRRSDTAPALRATLRLARRLVDKSSLSI
- a CDS encoding amino acid ABC transporter permease, which encodes MFRGLARIQQTFFDAHMIAHVMPTLLRVGLPNTILLAVLASLIGMVVGLAIATGLLARPAVVRLACRVYVDILRGLPHILTIYLIGQGLPIAGLSLFGNDTYAYAALSIGLIEGAYMAEIFRAGLQSVERGQIEAARTLGMTRWQTMRDIILPQGIRRVLPPLTGQFILVIKGTALVFLLGLTSSQREIFSIAQDSAINNANLSPLTAAGILYLALTVPMTYAVNAWERRLRGERQGGRADV
- a CDS encoding LysR family transcriptional regulator, which encodes MQVELRHWRAFVAAADAGHFGHAAERLGISQPALSQLIRAIETALGLSLFDRAGRNIRPSAAALGLLPEARAIVTQADRAERAAASAAPSPPAMSVPPPSTLSSPP